One segment of Papaver somniferum cultivar HN1 unplaced genomic scaffold, ASM357369v1 unplaced-scaffold_81, whole genome shotgun sequence DNA contains the following:
- the LOC113345302 gene encoding uncharacterized protein LOC113345302, producing MANTKGHAITCSREEDMGTCFCSKYIKDTKPEALNHRNIYQIVEIHEPKHGAFVAKSVTPDGILPGFLRDSQGWNVYKSNSKLCQLTVAPGLNFSLRSVLPDLNIPLRGSQISSPPVTIGKWYCPAVFIRDGDLRHQMETSLFYEMTLEQFWEAIYKCENDYYSPNNVVAVSTSVKKETVKLFGMEATTRNMDHDGTDGIQWIRNESNNVLGLNTAIVEKMKWIQEKGGFIGGGGRDARVEYVEEFKQGNHAGWERFGCFVLVERFVLKTLSGAEVFTCDYKHIHQLQCKWE from the exons ATGGCAAACACAAAGG GGCATGCAATTACATGTTCAAGAGAGGAGGATATGGGCACTTGTTTCTGCTCTAAATATATCAAGGATACTAAACCAGAAGCTTTGAATCACAGAAACATATATCAAATTGTAGAGATACACGAACCGAAGCATGGTGCTTTTGTCGCCAAGTCAGTTACGCCGGACGGCATTCTTCCAGGTTTCCTTAGAGATTCACAAGGGTGGAACGTGTACAAATCAAATTCAAAGCTTTGCCAATTAACCGTAGCTCCTGGTCTTAATTTCTCTCTGCGCAGCGTTTTACCAGACCTTAATATTCCGTTACGTGGCAGTCAGATTTCTTCGCCGCCTGTGACTATAGGGAAATGGTATTGCCCTGCTGTGTTCATCAGGGATGGAGATCTGAGACACCAAATGGAAACTTCGTTGTTTTACGAAATGACTCTTGAACAGTTTTGGGAAGCGATTTATAAGTGCGAAAATGATTATTACTCGCCGAATAACGTCGTGGCTGTGAGTACAAGTGTGAAAAAAGAAACAGTTAAACTATTCGGGATGGAAGCTACAACGCGTAACATGGACCATGACGGGACTGATGGGATTCAATGGATACGAAACGAGTCAAACAATGTTCTCGGGTTGAATACTGCAATCGTTGAGAAAATGAAGTGGATTCAGGAAAAGGGAGGGTTCATAGGAGGTGGAGGAAGAGATGCGAGAGTGGAGTATGTAGAGGAGTTCAAACAAGGAAATCATGCAGGGTGGGAGAGATTTGGTTGCTTTGTGTTGGTGGAAAGGTTTGTCCTGAAAACATTAAGTGGAGCTGAAGTTTTTACTTGTGATTATAAGCATATTCATCAGCTTCAGTGCAAGTGGGAATGA